The following are from one region of the Candidatus Cloacimonadota bacterium genome:
- a CDS encoding DUF86 domain-containing protein, with amino-acid sequence MDIEIKTWLYDIPNSIKEIEEYFKDKPKRFDMFVSDIKTKRAVERNLEIIGEAVNRIQKKNDSIKISNARKIIDTRNRITHGYDTVSDDVVWGILIKYLPDLKKEVNNLINE; translated from the coding sequence ATGGACATTGAAATCAAAACCTGGCTGTATGATATTCCAAATTCTATCAAAGAGATTGAAGAGTATTTCAAAGACAAACCAAAACGATTTGATATGTTTGTTTCGGATATTAAAACTAAAAGAGCAGTAGAAAGAAATCTTGAAATTATTGGAGAAGCAGTAAATCGAATTCAAAAAAAAAATGATTCCATTAAAATCTCAAATGCACGAAAAATAATTGATACCCGCAATAGAATTACTCATGGTTATGATACAGTTTCAGATGATGTAGTCTGGGGAATCCTAATAAAGTACCTTCCTGATTTAAAGAAAGAAGTTAATAACTTGATAAACGAATAA
- a CDS encoding nucleotidyltransferase codes for MNLLEMNSKKIKKLCAAHYVSKLYAFGSILKGNFTSKSDIDFLVDFADIGLEDYADNYFDLKFALEDLFKRKIDLLETKALTNPYLIESIDASKKEIYGH; via the coding sequence ATGAACTTACTCGAAATGAATTCAAAAAAGATTAAAAAACTTTGCGCAGCGCATTATGTTTCAAAATTATATGCTTTTGGCTCAATACTTAAAGGTAATTTTACATCGAAAAGTGACATTGATTTTTTAGTTGATTTCGCAGATATTGGTTTGGAAGATTATGCAGATAATTATTTCGATTTGAAATTTGCCTTGGAAGATCTATTCAAAAGAAAAATTGATCTTCTGGAAACAAAAGCACTAACAAATCCATATTTAATCGAATCTATAGATGCTTCGAAGAAGGAAATTTATGGACATTGA